Proteins from a genomic interval of Amphiura filiformis chromosome 9, Afil_fr2py, whole genome shotgun sequence:
- the LOC140161210 gene encoding ragulator complex protein LAMTOR1-like — translation MGCCFGRDDDKNTQEQDANERTHLLRNPTDPVPSRPLTSDEFDDQRVNSLKKGDEQSELNRILHRAANNVIDVSAIESHTMEQHEYMDRARAYSSRVAVVVTGPKKTGAKSLPNGVAIPYSVLSSDPVSLTDINLITLASESAWKAVCNIKVDHKEDLVVQFPLV, via the exons ATGGGGTGCTGTTTTGGAAGAGACGACGACAAAAACACACAA gaACAGGATGCTAATGAGAGGACACATTTACTTAGGAATCCAACTGATCCTGTACCTAGTAGACCTTTAACAAG TGATGAATTTGACGATCAAAGAGTGAACTCATTGAAGAAAGGAGATGAACAATCAGAATTAAATAGGATATTACACAGAGCAGCAAA TAATGTGATAGATGTATCAGCAATAGAGTCCCATACAATGGAACAGCATGAATATATGGACAGAGCCAGGGCATACAG TTCTCGGGTGGCAGTAGTCGTTACAGGTCCAAagaaaacaggtgcaaaatcattACCGAATGGTGTCGCTATCCCATACTCAGTTTTATCATCAGATCCAGTGTCACTTACAGATATTAACCTG ATCACATTAGCATCAGAAAGTGCATGGAAAGCAGTATGTAATATTAAGGTAGACCACAAAGAAGATTTAGTTGTACAATTTCCACttgtgtaa